Genomic window (Candidatus Binataceae bacterium):
GCCTCGGTTACGAGCGCTACTGGATCGCCGAGCATCACGCGATCAGCGCGCTTGCAAGTCCGGCGCCGGAAATCCTCATCACGCGCGTCGCGGCTGAAACGTCAGGCATCCGGGTCGGCTCGGGCGGCGTGATGCTGCCGCATTACAGCCCGCTCAAGGTCGCGGAAACTTTCCGCATGCTCCATGCGCTTTACCCGGGCCGCGTCGACCTGGGCGTCGGGCGCGCGCCCGGCGGCACCCCGCTCGACACCTTCGCGCTCCAGCGCTATCGCGGCCAGCAGCTATCGAGCGACGATTTCCCGCAGCAATTGCTCGAGCTGCTCGCCTTCCTGAACCGCGATTTTCCCGCCAAGCATCCGTTCAGCCGGCTGACCGTCTCGCCCGACATGCCGGGATGCCCGGAGGTCTGGCTGCTCGGCTCCAGCCTGTGGAGTGCAGCGGCGGCGGCGCGATTCGGGTTGCGCTACGCGTTCGCGCATTTTATCGATTCCAACCCGACCCGCGCCGCGCTGGAGCACTATTTCGCACATTTTACCCCGTCTAAGGACTTGGCGGCGCCGTATGGGATGGTTTCGCCGGGCGTCGTTTGCGCCGAAACCGACGCGGAAGCGGAGCGTTTGCTCACCAGCGCGCGTCTTTTCCGCCGCCGCATCCGCCAGGGCGACGTGCGTCCGATTCCGACCCCCGAAGAGGCGATCGCAGAGCTGGGAGCGTCGCCCGGACCGCCTTCGGCCGACCTTGGCGACTGGCCGCGCTACTTCGCCGGCACACCAGAGCGGGTCCGCGACCAGCTGATCGACATGGCTGGCGTGCTCCACGTCGAGGAACTCATTATTGTCACCGTCGTGCATGACCATCGCGCCCGTATGCGCTCGTACGAGTTGCTTGCCGAAGCTTTCAATCTCGCTCCGCGCGCGGCATAGGGGCTGAAACGGCTGTCGCGCGAACTCTTCGGGAGTGAGCCGACTTCCAGCGGGGAGAAATCGAATATATGAGCTCAGCCGGCAAAATCGCTATCGTAACCGGCGCGGGAACCGGGATAGGCAAGCAGGCTGCGCTCGCCCTCCTTAGGGAAGGCTACTCGGTAGTGCTCGCGGGGCGGCGCCGCGAGAAGCTCGAGGCGACGGCAGCGGAAAATACGGTTGCCGGCTCGCGAGCCCTCATCGTGCCTGCCGACGTGGGCGATCCCGCTTCGGTTAAAGCCCTGTTCGCGAAAACCAAAGAAACCTTCGGACGCCTCGATTTGCTGTTCAACAACGCAGGCGTCGGCGCGCCCGGCATTCCGCTCGAAGACCTCACCTACGAGCAATGGAAGTCGGTAGTGGATATCAACCTGACCGGCGCCTTCCTTTGCACGCAGGAAGCGTTTCGAATCATGAAGAGCCAGGAGCCCCGCGGCGGACGAATCATCAACAACGGCTCCATTTCAGCCCACGCGCCGCGGCCTAATTCCGCACCTTACACCGCCACCAAACACGGGATGACGGGGCTGACCAAGACAACTTCGCTCGACGGCCGCAAATACGACATCGCCTGTGGTCAGATCGATATCGGCAACGCCGCGACCGAGATGACCGCGCGGATGAAACACGGCGTACCGCAGGCCAACGGAGCGCTCGAGATCGAGCCGACCTTCGATGCCGGGCAGGTCGCGCGCGCGGTGGTCTACATGGCGAGCCTGCCGCTCGACGCCAACGTGCTGTTCATGACTGTGATGGCGACCAAGATGCCCTTGGTCGGCCGCGGCTAGCGTCGCTGCGGAAATCATAGGCTGACGGTGGTCCCGCGATA
Coding sequences:
- a CDS encoding LLM class flavin-dependent oxidoreductase, producing MKLSVLDQSPVPAGSTPADALRNSLELARLTDRLGYERYWIAEHHAISALASPAPEILITRVAAETSGIRVGSGGVMLPHYSPLKVAETFRMLHALYPGRVDLGVGRAPGGTPLDTFALQRYRGQQLSSDDFPQQLLELLAFLNRDFPAKHPFSRLTVSPDMPGCPEVWLLGSSLWSAAAAARFGLRYAFAHFIDSNPTRAALEHYFAHFTPSKDLAAPYGMVSPGVVCAETDAEAERLLTSARLFRRRIRQGDVRPIPTPEEAIAELGASPGPPSADLGDWPRYFAGTPERVRDQLIDMAGVLHVEELIIVTVVHDHRARMRSYELLAEAFNLAPRAA
- a CDS encoding SDR family oxidoreductase produces the protein MSSAGKIAIVTGAGTGIGKQAALALLREGYSVVLAGRRREKLEATAAENTVAGSRALIVPADVGDPASVKALFAKTKETFGRLDLLFNNAGVGAPGIPLEDLTYEQWKSVVDINLTGAFLCTQEAFRIMKSQEPRGGRIINNGSISAHAPRPNSAPYTATKHGMTGLTKTTSLDGRKYDIACGQIDIGNAATEMTARMKHGVPQANGALEIEPTFDAGQVARAVVYMASLPLDANVLFMTVMATKMPLVGRG